The Panicum hallii strain FIL2 chromosome 9, PHallii_v3.1, whole genome shotgun sequence genome has a window encoding:
- the LOC112874958 gene encoding calmodulin-binding protein 60 B-like isoform X2 produces the protein MTRLSLPIFTGSKIEGEGSLSITIALVDTLTRQIVASGKESLMKVEIVVLEGDFESGEDDDWTAQEFNNNIVKEREGKRPLISGDVFVALIDGIGTVGELSFTDNSSWTRSRKFRLGARTEDGCFNGVRVREAKSESFVVKDHRGELYKKHHPPFLDDEVWRLEKIGKDGAFHKRLNRESIRTVKDFLTLLHLDGPRLRKILGGGMSTKMWEATVEHAETCVLTDKVHYYYPDGVNKAGVVFNVVGEVRGLISDKFVSVDDLTEQEKAEAHVAVKQAYEHWKNVFTCDNETLVENSSQLFNTRSPSLHENQYNQFPTQVSTDGFVLSHSTLQSPDIFSMEPSTSLDPCVLETEESNENRFQSEMPLVGGHEAPQESNTLDKFSNSLVYEDCSHPPFADIYYGPVDPSISFDTQDLGAALKGFIATISKPKAAYRGWRMLSYVLGWIFYTKRIVARRKKHGK, from the exons ACACTTTGACGAGACAAATTGTAGCATCAGGCAAGGAGTCCCTGATGAAGGTTGAGATTGTAGTTCTAGAGGGGGATTTTGAAAGCGGAGAAGATGATGACTGGACAGCTCAGGAATTTAACAATAATATTGTTAAAGAAAGGGAAGGTAAAAGGCCCTTGATTTCTGGAGATGTGTTTGTCGCCCTTATTGATGGCATTGGAACAGTAGGGGAACTGTCATTCACAGATAACTCCAGCTGGACACGGAGCCGAAAGTTCAGGCTAGGTGCAAGAACAGAGGATGGTTGTTTCAATGGCGTAAGAGTACGGGAAGCAAAATCGGAATCTTTTGTGGTTAAGGATCATCGAGGAGAGT TGTACAAGAAGCACCACCCACCATTTCTTGATGATGAAGTATGGCGCCTGGAGAAAATTGGCAAGGATGGTGCTTTTCACAAGCGTTTGAATAGGGAGAGCATCCGTACTGTCAAGGATTTTCTCACCTTACTGCATCTTGATGGTCCTAGGCTTCGAAAG atattaggTGGTGGCATGTCAACAAAAATGTGGGAGGCCACTGTGGAGCATGCAGAAACATGTGTTTTAACTGACAAAGTGCATTACTACTATCCAGACGGTGTAAACAAAGCTGGTGTTGTATTCAATGTAGTTGGAGAAGTAAGAGGGTTAATATCTGATAAATTTGTTTCTGTTGATGATCTTACTGAACAGGAGAAG GCTGAGGCACATGTGGCTGTGAAGCAAGCATATGAACACTGGAAGAACGTCTTTACATGTGACAATGAAACACTCGTGGAAAATTCTTCGCAGCTGTTCAATACGAGATCTCCATCTTTGCATGAAAATCAATATAATCAGTTTCCCACGCAAGTTTCTACAGATGGCTTTGTTTTGAGCCATTCGACCCTACAATCACCTGACATTTTCTCCATGGAACCATCCACTTCCTTAGACCCTTGTGTACTGGAGACTGAGGAGAGCAATGAAAATCGATTTCAGTCAGAGATGCCCCTAGTTGGTGGCCATGAAGCACCTCAAGAGTCTAATACACTGGATAAGTTCTCCAACTCTTTGGTTTACGAGGACTGCAGTCATCCCCCATTCGCCGATATCTATTATGGCCCTGTAGATCCCAGCATATCCTTTGACACACAAGATCTTGGAGCTGCACTGAAAGGTTTCATTGCAACTATATCGAAGCCTAAGGCGGCGTATAGAGGATGGAGGATGCTGTCTTATGTGCTAGGATGGATTTTCTATACCAAGAGAATTGTGGCAAGGAGAAAGAAACATGGGAAATAA
- the LOC112875008 gene encoding nucleobase-ascorbate transporter 6-like, which produces MAAPAPKQEELQPHAVRDQLPAVSYCLTSPPPWPEAILLGFQHYLVMLGTTVIIPTALVPQMGGGNEEKARVIQTLLFVAGINTLIQSFLGTRLPAVIGGSYTFVAPTISIILAGRYSGIADPHEKFLRIMRGTQGALIVASTLQIIMGFSGLWRIVVRLLSPLSAAPLVALVGFGLYELGFPSVAKCIEIGLPQILLLVALSQYIPHLLPLVGTAFERFAVIMSIVVVWLYAFFLTVGGAYKNAAPKTQFHCRTDRSGLVGGAPWISVPYPFQWGAPTFDAGEAFAMMAASFVALVESTGAFIAVSRYASATPCPPSVMSRGIGWQGVGILLGGLFGTANGSSVSVENAGLLGLTRVGSRRVVQISAGFMIFFSILGKFGAVFASIPGPIIAAIYCLLFAYVGMAGVGFLQFCNLNSFRTKFILGFSLFMGLSVPQYFNEYTSVAGFGPVHTHARWFNDMINVVFSSKAFVGGAVAYFLDNTLHRRDGTVRKDRGHHFWDRFRSFKTDPRSEEFYSLPFNLNKFFPSF; this is translated from the exons ATGGCGGCGCCGGCACCGAAGCAGGAGGAGCTGCAGCCGCATGCCGTCAGGGACCAGCTGCCGGCCGTCTCCTACTGTCTCACCAGCCCGCCCCCATGGC CGGAGGCCATCCTCCTCGGATTCCAGCACTACCTCGTCATGCTCGGCACCACCGTCATCATCCCCACCGCGCTCGTCCCCCAGATGGGCGGCGGCAAT GAGGAGAAGGCGCGGGTGATCCAGACGCTGCTGTTCGTCGCCGGGATCAACACGCTGATTCAGAGCTTCCTCGGCACGCGCCTCCCCGCCGTCATCGGGGGCTCCTACACCTTCGTCGCGCCCACCATCTCCATCATCCTCGCCGGCCGCTACAGCGGCATTGCCGATCCCCACGAG AAATTCCTGCGCATCATGCGGGGGACGCAGGGAGCGCTCATTGTGGCCTCCACCCTCCAAATCATCATGGGGTTCAGCGGACTTTGGCGCATTGTTGTCAG GCTATTGAGCCCGCTATCTGCTGCTCCACTGGTAGCCCTCGTCGGATTTGGGCTCTATGAACTCGGATTTCCAAGT GTTGCCAAATGCATTGAGATTGGTCTTCCGCAGATTTTACTGCTTGTGGCTCTTTCTCAG TACATACCACATCTACTCCCCTTAGTGGGTACTGCCTTTGAGAGGTTTGCTGTCATAATGTCCATTGTGGTTGTGTGGCTTTACGCCTTCTTCCTGACCGTTGGTGGCGCCTATAAGAATGCTGCTCCCAAAACCCAATTCCACTGCCGTACTGATCGATCTGGGCTTGTTGGGGGTGCTCCATG GATAAGTGTACCTTATCCATTTCAGTGGGGAGCACCAACCTTTGATGCTGGTGAAGCTTTTGCTATGATGGCAGCTTCCTTTGTTGCTCTTGTGGAG TCTACTGGTGCATTCATTGCCGTTTCACGGTATGCCAGTGCAACTCCATGCCCTCCTTCTGTCATGAGTCGGGGCATTGGTTGGCAG GGGGTTGGTATTTTGTTGGGCGGCTTATTCGGAACAGCTAATGGCTCCTCCGTGTCTGT CGAAAATGCTGGGTTACTCGGTTTGACACGCGTTGGTAGCAGACGTGTTGTGCAGATTTCTGCTGGATTTATGATATTCTTCTCCATTCTTG GGAAATTTGGAGCTGTTTTTGCATCAATTCCTGGCCCAATTATTGCAGCTATATATTGCCTTCTCTTCGCATATGTGG GCATGGCAGGTGTTGGGTTCCTTCAGTTCTGCAACCTGAATAGCTTCAGAACAAAATTCATCCTGGGCTTCTCCTTGTTTATGGGTTTGTCGGTGCCGCAGTATTTCAATGAATACACTTCTGTCGCAGGCTTTGGTCCAGTACACACACATGCGAGATGG TTCAATGATATGATCAATGTGGTTTTCTCGTCGAAAGCATTCGTTGGAGGCGCTGTAGCATATTTTCTGGACAACACCCTGCACAGGCGTGACGGCACCGTGAGGAAGGACCGGGGACACCATTTCTGGGACAGGTTCAGGTCGTTCAAGACAGACCCACGCAGCGAGGAGTTCTACTCCCTCCCATTTAACCTGAACAagttcttcccatccttctga
- the LOC112875009 gene encoding ras-related protein Rab11C, producing the protein MAHRVDNEYDYLFKIVLIGDSGVGKSNILSRFTRNEFCLESKSTIGVEFATRTLQIEGKTIKAQIWDTAGQERYRAITSAYYRGAVGALLVYDITKKQTFENIQRWLRELRDHADSNIVIMMVGNKSDLNHLRSVPEEDGQALAEKEGLSFLETSALEALNVEKAFQTILADIHQIISKKALAAQEAAGSGPPGQGTTINVADSSANTKKGCCSS; encoded by the exons ATGGCGCACCGGGTGGACAACGAGTACGACTACCTCTTCAAGATCGTGCTCATCGGCGACTCCGGCGTCGGCAAGTCCAACATCCTCTCCCGGTTCACCCGCAACGAGTTCTGCCTCGAGTCCAAGTCCACCATCGGCGTCGAGTTCGCCACCCGCACCCTCCAG ATAGAAGGAAAGACCATCAAAGCCCAGATATGGGATACTGCTGGGCAAGAGAGGTACCGTGCAATCACTAGCGCTTACTACAGAGGAGCTGTGGGTGCACTTTTAGTCTACGACATCACAAAGAAGCAGACATTTGAAAACATCCAGAGGTGGCTTCGTGAGCTCCGTGATCATGCGGACTCGAACATTGTGATCATGATGGTTGGTAACAAATCGGATCTGAACCACCTGAGATCAGTTCCAGAGGAAGATGGCCAGGCATTAGCGGAGAAGGAAGGCTTATCCTTCCTGGAGACATCAGCTCTTGAAGCCCTGAATGTTGAGAAGGCATTTCAGACTATCCTCGCTGATATTCATCAAATCATAAGCAAGAAGGCGCTTGCTGCCCAGGAGGCAGCAGGCAGCGGGCCACCAGGTCAAGGAACCACCATCAATGTTGCTGATTCGTCTGCCAATACAAAGAAAGGATGTTGTTCTTCCTAG
- the LOC112878341 gene encoding protein NRT1/ PTR FAMILY 5.6-like yields MEKSLRVGVMEDRGDWVHDSSVDHRGRPPSRGATGSWKAAMFIILIEFSERLSYYGIATSLMLYLTKVLQEEMKVAAKNVNYWMSVTTLMPLLGGFLADGYLGRFSTVVFSTVIYLLGLMVLATAQLSPRLKPDHSLRLHEVLFFVGIYLVSVGTGGHKPALESFGADQFDESHAAERVQKMSFFNWWNCALCSGVLLGVTVIVYAQDRIGWGAASVVLAAVMAASLVVFLAGRRFYRYRVPEGSPLTPLLQAVVAAVRKRRLVLPADARELYEVKPQNIKKRLLCHTHQLRFLDKAAIVEYGGGEDAAGPWRLATVTQVEETKLVLAMVPIWVATLPFGMAAAQVSTFFIKQGSVMDRRVGPHFVLPPASIFALAAVGMIATVAVYDKVLVPYLRRATGGERGISILRRVGIGMAFAIVALAVAAVVERRRLQSPAPASMSVLWLVPQFLLMGVGDGFALVGLQEYFYDQVPDNMRSLGIGLYLSVIGAGSFLSSLVITAADRASSRGGRASWFAKDLNHSRIDLFYWLLACIGAVNLAFYAVVATRYSYKPVRPGKVANDKSAGDIC; encoded by the exons ATGGAGAAGAGCTTGAGGGTCGGGGTTATGGAGGACCGCGGGGACTGGGTGCACGACTCCTCCGTCGATCACCGCGGGAGGCCTCCCTCCCGCGGCGCCACCGGGTCCTGGAAGGCCGCCATGTTCATCATCC TGATTGAGTTCAGCGAGAGGCTGAGCTATTACGGGATAGCGACGAGCCTGATGCTCTACCTCACCAAGGtgctgcaggaggagatgaAGGTCGCGGCCAAGAATGTCAACTACTGGATGAGCGTCACCACGCTCATGCCCTTGCTCGGCGGCTTCCTCGCCGACGGCTACCTCGGCAGGTTCTCCACCGTCGTCTTCTCCACCGTCATCTACCTGCTG GGTCTCATGGTCCTGGCCACGGCGCAGCTCTCGCCGCGCCTCAAGCCCGACCACTCGCTGCGCCTGCACGAGGTACTCTTCTTCGTCGGCATATACCTGGTGTCCGTCGGCACTGGCGGCCACAAGCCGGCGCTGGAGAGCTTCGGCGCCGACCAGTTCGACGAGAGCCACGCGGCGGAGCGGGTGCAGAAGATGTCCTTCTTCAACTGGTGGAACTGCGCGCTCTGCTCCGGCGTCCTGCTCGGCGTCACCGTCATCGTCTACGCGCAGGATCGGATCGGGTGGGGCGCCGCCAGCGTCGTGCTCGCCGCGGTCATGGCAGCCTCGCTCGTCGTCTTCCTCGCCGGAAGGCGCTTCTACCGCTACAGGGTGCCGGAGGGCAGCCCGCTGACGCCGCTGTTGCaggccgtcgtcgccgccgtgagGAAGAGGCGCCTCGTGCTGCCGGCCGACGCCCGCGAGCTCTACGAGGTGAAGCCGCAGAATATCAAGAAGAGGCTGCTTTGCCACACCCACCAGCTTCG GTTCCTCGACAAGGCGGCCATAGTGGagtacggcggcggcgaggacgcgGCCGGGCCGTGGCGGCTGGCGACGGTGACGCAGGTGGAGGAGACGAAGCTGGTGCTGGCCATGGTGCCCATCTGGGTGGCGACGCTGCCCTTCGGCATGGCGGCTGCGCAGGTGTCCACCTTCTTCATCAAGCAGGGGAGCGTGATGGACCGCCGCGTGGGGCCGCACTTCGTGCTCCCGCCGGCGTCCATCTTCGCGCTGGCGGCGGTGGGCATGATCGCCACCGTCGCGGTCTACGACAAGGTGCTGGTGCCGTACCTGCGTCGCGCCACGGGCGGCGAGCGCGGGATCAGCATCCTGCGGCGCGTCGGCATCGGCATGGCGTTCGCGATCGTGGCCCTGGCCGTGGCGGCCGTGGTCGAGCGCCGTCGCCTGCAGTCCCCCGCGCCGGCGTCCATGTCGGTGCTCTGGCTGGTGCCGCAGTTCCTGCTGATGGGCGTGGGCGATGGGTTCGCGCTGGTGGGGCTCCAGGAGTACTTCTACGACCAGGTGCCCGACAACATGCGCAGCCTGGGCATCGGGCTGTACCTGAGCGTGATCGGCGCCGGCAGCTTCCTGAGCAGCCTGGTGATCACGGCGGCGGACCGCGCGAGCTCCCGCGGCGGGCGCGCCAGCTGGTTTGCCAAGGACCTGAACCACAGCAGGATCGACCTCTTCTACTGGCTGCTGGCCTGCATCGGCGCCGTGAACCTGGCGTTCTACGCGGTGGTCGCCACCAGGTACTCGTACAAGCCCGTCAGGCCCGGCAAGGTCGCCAACGACAAGTCCGCCGGCGACATCTGTTGA
- the LOC112877573 gene encoding Bowman-Birk type trypsin inhibitor-like, whose translation MRTQVFFLTFALLAVLAQSSNRHHHHHSHVQSKGHGGGGGELASRGKAAARAWPCCDNCGGCTKSNRPLCRCLDAAPRGCHPACRDCVKSSLSADPPVYQCMDRVPNFCARRCAAAAAH comes from the exons ATGAGAACCCAAGTGTTCTTCCTCACATTCGCCTTGCTCGCCGTGCTCGCGCAATCGAGCAAcaggcaccaccaccaccactccCATGTTCAGAGCAAAG GgcatggaggaggaggaggggagctAGCGAGccgggggaaggcggcggcgcgggcgtggcCGTGCTGCGACAACTGCGGCGGGTGCACCAAGTCGAACCGGCCGCTGTGCCGGTGCCTGGACGCGGCGCCCCGCGGGTGCCACCCGGCCTGCCGTGACTGCGTCAAGTCCAGCCTCAGCGCCGACCCGCCGGTGTACCAGTGCATGGACCGTGTCCCCAACTTCTGCGCccgccgctgcgccgccgccgccgctcactgA
- the LOC112876323 gene encoding D-xylose-proton symporter-like 3, chloroplastic — protein MATHCLLPSSLAASTAIRALAAPTCATHNHRPLLCHRRRRPLSLSRRSSAMDALRVTGDAEPLLRPAAGGHPRLRVRTQAQGGDAGRGAAAGDAALSWAPVILPFLFPALGGLLFGYDIGATSGATISVQSADLSGTTWFNLSSVQLGLVASGSLYGALGGSILAYRVADFLGRRIELVTAAALYILGALVTGFAPNFVALIIGRILYGIGIGLAMHGAPLYIAETSPSQIRGTLISLKELFIVLGILFGYLIGSLEIDKVGGWRYMFGFGAPLAAVMALGMWSLPPSPRWLLLRAVQGKASMEDNKKKAIQALRTLRGRSASEKVLADDVEDTIVSIKAAYAGQEGEGNIWEVFEGASLKAFSIGGGLVLFQQITGQPSVLYYAASILQTAGFSAASDAARVAIYIGLFKLLMTGVAVLKVDDLGRRPLLIGGVGGIALSLFLLAAYYKILNNFPFVAVGALLLYVGAYQVSFGPISWLMVSEIFPLRMRGRGISLAVLTNFGSNALVTFAFSPLQEFLGPENIFFLFGAIAVLALVFVILNVPETKGLSLEEIESKILK, from the exons ATGGCGACCCATTGCCTCCTCCCTTCGTCACTCGCCGCATCCACCGCCATTCGGGCCCTCGCAGCCCCGACCTGCGCTACCCACAACCACCGCCCActgctctgccaccgccgccgccgtcccctgtCCCTCAGCCGCCGCTCGTCGGCGATGGACGCTCTCCGCGTGACGGGGGACGCCGAGCCGCttctccgccccgccgccggggGACACCCCAGGCTCCGC GTGCggacccaagcgcagggcggcGATGCCGGGCGtggcgccgcggcgggggacGCGGCGTTGTCGTGGGCACCCGTCATCCTCCC GTTCTTGTTCCCTGCATTGGGCGGACTCCTTTTCGGCTATGACATTGGTGCAACCTCTGGAGCAACAATCTCTGTGCAA TCTGCTGATCTCAGTGGCACCACTTGGTTCAACCTGTCATCTGTGCAACTAGGGCTTGTG GCAAGTGGTTCACTTTATGGTGCTCTTGGTGGCTCTATTCTCGCATACCGCGTTGCAGATTTTCTAG GAAGGAGAATAGAATTGGTCACCGCAGCTGCATTGTATATCCTTGGTGCTTTGGTCACTGGATTTGCCCCTAATTTTGTAGCTCTAATCATAGGTCGTATCCTTTATGGGATTGGTATTGGATTG GCAATGCATGGTGCGCCACTTTACATTGCAGAGACTTCTCCTTCGCAAATACGTGGAACATTGATATCTTTGAAGGAGCTGTTTATTGTGTTAGGAATACTG TTTGGATACCTTATAGGAAGTCTTGAAATTGACAAAGTAGGAGGATGGCGGTACATGTTTGGTTTTGGCGCTCCGCTTGCAGCTGTTATGGCTCTCGGTATGTGGAGTTTACCACCTTCACCAAGATGGCTACTTCTCAGGGCAGTTCAAGGAAAGGCATCTATGGAGGATAATAAAAAGAAAGCTATTCAAGCCCTTAGAACATTGAGGGGCCGCTCAGCAAGTGAGAAGGTTTTAGCAGATGATGTTGAAGATACCATTGTCTCTATTAAGGCAGCCTATGCTGGTCAGGAAGGTGAAGGAAATATTTGGGAGGTATTTGAGGGAGCTAGCTTGAAGGCCTTCAGCATTGGAGGAGGGCTGGTTCTGTTTCAGCAG ATAACAGGTCAGCCAAGTGTTCTATATTATGCAGCTTCGATACTTCAG ACTGCTGGGTTCTCAGCTGCATCAGATGCTGCCAGAGTGGCAATTTATATTGGGTTGTTCAAG TTGCTAATGACAGGTGTTGCGGTATTGAAAGTTGATGATCTTGGAAGGCGCCCATTATTGATAGGAGGTGTTGGTGGAATC GCTCTGTCACTCTTCTTACTTGCAGCTTACTACAAGATTCTGAACAACTTTCCATTTGTTGCTGTTGGCGCTTTACTTCTTTATGTTGGTGCTTACCAG GTCTCATTTGGTCCAATTAGTTGGCTAATGGTGTCTGAGATATTTCCCCTCCGAATGAGAGGACGTGGGATCAGCCTCGCGGTACTAACAAATTTTGGCTCGAATGCGTTGGTAACATTTGCATTTTCACCCTTGCAG GAATTCCTTGGGCCAGAGAATATCTTTTTCCTGTTTGGGGCCATAGCAGTGCTAGCCCTCGTGTTTGTGATCCTCAATGTTCCCGAGACAAAAGGACTGAGCTTGGAGGAGATCGAGTCTAAGATCCTGAAGTAA